In Sulfurimonas sp. hsl 1-7, the genomic window TACTACGACTCTAATTTCATCTTTAAAATCTGTATCGAACTTCTTTACTTGAATTTCATAACCATTCAAAAGACTTTTTCGATAATTTGCCAAGTAAAATTTAAAATCATTATTATCAGGCTTTACATAGAGACTATATAACCAAAATTTTTCCATGCTAGACATAAAACTTGAGATGGTATTATGAGTAACATTCCTTATCTCTTTTAGCCAAATGGACCATTCATAAGAATCCATTAAATCTATCACTTCATTATTATATACGGTAGATATGATATAACCGTTATGATACGACAACAACACGTTAATTCCTTGTATTAATATGTTGAAGTTTAGCTATAAAAACTCATCCTGTAAAAAAAGTACACATTTTGTGTAGTTTTAATTTCATAGTATCTTAGAATGTAGTTTATTTGACTATTTCTTTTTATTTAACTATTATTTTTTTAATTTATTTAGGAAAAATTCATAACTTCATAATATATTAGTACATCTCTGAGGGAGCTAACAAAAAGGTGATTCTCTTAGGTGGGAATTTGTACTCATTACTTAAAAGTGCCGACTTGATCCGCTCTTTTGCCTCCGTAATAGCAGTAGAAGCAAGTCCTACGATCGAAAAAGACGGAAGTCCTTTTGTTAAAGTACACTCCACATCAACAACTCTAGCCTCTATCCCTTCTAACGTTGCACAAGATATCTTTTTCATTCTAAAACCTTTGAAAATTTCAACTATCTTAACAACTTCCTACCACTCTTTTTAGTTTTATTGCAAAATGAAATATTTTACTATTGCTTTGTTGTAAAAAAAGGTGTAATATGCGTAACTTTATACATAGAGGGTTTATTTGATCCAAATTAGTGAAAATATCTTTTTAGATAAGCATATCTTTGAGCTTGATATTCCTACAGCATTTCTTCCAAGTCCTTACAAACAATTTCCATTTTTAGTAATCAAAAATTTTCTAAAATTACATGAATTACCTCTTTTTGTAAATGATATCTACGAGGATGAGGATGCTGAAATTGCAAAAGTAAAATCTGAAGTTATTTTAGGTGTAGTTGAACCAAAAGTTGTCAAAAAATATAGAGATACAAAAATATACACTATAAGCGAATATCTCAACAATCTCTACCATCTGAGATTTCAAGAATATCAGTCGCAAATTGAGGACTATTTCAATATAGCGATCACCCTTTCTACCGAATTACAGGCCTTGGAGTATAAAAAAGGGGGCTTTTATGTACAACATGCCGATGATTCAAATGCCATCGTCGATGAAAATAAGAATATTATAGCTTACCATCCCGTTGCACCCCAAAGAAAAATAACAACCGTTTTGTTTGCGACATCTTATAGCGAGAATCCAGATAATAAACATTCATTTAAAGGTGGTGAATTGGTATTTAACTTTTTAAAAGATAAGGATGGAAAAACGATAGAGTTTAAAGCTGATGCGGGAGATATGATCATATTTCCAAGTAATCCATACTTTTCACATGAAGTAAAAGAGGTAGAAGCGGGTTATAGACTAACGTTAGTACAATGGCATAATGCCATTCTCAACTAACAGCTTTTATTTCCCTTTACGCTCTTTTTGTAGTCTTTTATACTCTTTTTCAAATTTTTTACGTCTAGAGTATGAGAGTTTATCTATAAAGAGTATCCCCTCTAAGTGATCCATCTCATGTTGAATAGCAATGGCTAAAAGTCCATCAGCTTCAAGTGACTTAGTGTTTCCATGACGATCTTGATAGTTAATCTTGATCGTTTCGTGGCGTTTTACATCTTCATAAAATTGAGGGACACTTAAACACCCCTCCTGATAAGTTGTTTCACCATCTGTTTCAATTACAACAGGGTTGATAATCTCAATCAGATTTTCATCCGGCTGGTTACCCTCTTCATCAGGAATATTAAGGATCAATACACGCACAGGATGTGCTACTTGAATCGCGGCTAAACCTATACCATTTGTTTCGATCATCATAGGATACATAGCATCTAGGAGAGTATGAAGTGTTTCATCAAAACACTCAACCTCTATAGATTTCTCACGTAATCTTTTATCTGGATACTCAACAATAGTTAAATTCATTTTTCCCCTATCTTAATGACACCGCGTAGTCAGTCTTTTTATCTTCATAGGCTTTGGCAATACCATCTAAAGCAGAAACCACTATCTCTTCAACAGAGTAATTACTGTCAATGTTTGTAATCCCTATAGATATTTTTAACTGTATTTCACGATCCGCCAAAAAGAAGTTAGAGTTTGAAACAAGTTCACTTAAACGGATAGCTGCACGTTTTGCATTGTCTAAGTCTGTATGTTTTAAAAGCATAGAGAATACTCCGCCGCCGTAATGAGCAACAATATCGCTACGTCTTGATGTTTTTAACAATAGTCTTGCTATAGTTCTCGTCATAAGTACGATAGCTTTATCGTTTTTAACGCTCTTTTTCAAAGTACCGTCTAGTTCGATCATCATTAAAGAACTTTTGTGTTTAAACTCAGTAATTAAACTTATCTCTTGCTCTATTTTAGTTAATAGATAACGTTTGTTATATACACCAAACTTATTATCAAAGATAGTCTCATTCTCTACAGTTTTAACAATTGTAGCCGTCTCGTCGTAGATATCTTTCATCTTAGAACTTTGAGTTTTTAGGATAGAGTTGAGTTTTGACACATCACCCTCTAATACACCTATCACACTAAGTGCTTCTTTTGCATCAGGGCTTGATGAAAGTTCCTCTTTTCTTTTTTCAAGTATCTTATTCATTAATGCCATATTTTTGTATAAGTTGGCAGTCACTCCTAAAATACTCTTAATAGACAAAAATCCCTGCTTTAGATTTTGTTCTAAAGCGATAGTATTTTCATCATCATTACTCTCTTCTAGTTCTAACATAGAATGTATCTGACGTCTGAGGTTTTCACTTTTATCTTCTAAAAGTCTGTCAAAATAAAGTGAAAAATTATTTGGCGTCGGTGGTAGATTATCTGCGATAAGTGATGCTAAGACCTCTTTTGCATAGATCTCAACATCGCTTGATGGATTATCAATATCGAAGGGTTGTACTGCAGGCATCTCCTCAGTATTAGTTTCAGGTTCATCTAGATTTCTTCTAGCTTTTTTTCTCAGTGTGCCCGACATGACAGCCCCCTATTCTCTCTCACTTTTAGTTAGTACTTCATCGATCATACCATACTCTTTTGCTTCTTTAGCACTCATAAAGTTATCACGATCAGTATCTTTTTCAACAGTTGTGATTTTTTGCCCCGTATTTTTGGCTAAAATCTCATTTAACTCTTTTTTCATACGTAAAATCTCTTTAGCTTGGATCTCAATATCAGTTGCCTGACCTTGAGCACCGCCTAGAGGTTGATGGATCATAATTCTAGCATGTGGAAGAGCATAACGCTTCCCTTTTTCACCAGAACTTAATAAAAAAGCACCCATTGATGCAGCTTGACCTATACAGATTGTTACTACATTCGGGCGGATATAATTCATAGTATCATATATAGCCATACCAGCAGTAACAACACCGCCCGGTGAATTGATATAAAAGTAGATATCTTTTTCCGGATCTTCCGCCTCTAGAAAAAGTAGTTGCGCTACAATTGTTGAAGAAACAGCATCGTTTACTTCACCGCTTAACATAACGATTCTATCTTTTAATAAACGTGAATAGATATCATAACTTCTCTCTCCACGACCGGTTTTTTCTATTACGTATGGTATATAGCTCATATTACTCTTCTATTTTTTTATTTAATAAAGTTGTTAAAACTCTATCTTCTACCATTGACATTTGTACTGCAGGTAAGTATCCAGCTTCTTTATATTGCTCATATACTTTTTGTGGATCTTGACCCATTTGCATAGCTTCAAAGTAGATAGTTTGCATTAACTCTTGCTCATTTACAGAAACACCCATATCTTGTGCTAAAGCATCGATGATAAATGTAGCTTTTACACTTCTTTTTGCTTCGTCACGGAAAGTTTCACGAAGTTCTGTTAATTTGTCAGCGTTTTCACGAAGCTCTTTAATCTCATCTTCGCTCATAGTTCTTGCTTTGTTGTTAAGAGCCATATCAATCTCTTGCTCAACAACGAAATCTGGAAGCTCGAAATCTAAAGAATCAACAAGTTTTTCTAAAAGTTTTGGTTTTAACTCTTCATTGTAAAGTTTCCCTAAACCTTCTTGTTCCATAGCTTTTTTAACTTCTGAAGTCAGTTTTTCTAAGTTAGCTTCTTCATCACCTGGAAGGAATTTTTTTGCTAGTTCATCATCAATTTCAACTTCACCTTTTACTTTAATGTCGTTTACTTTTACTTTGAACATTACAGGTTTACCAGCAAGTTTATCTGAACCGTAATTTTCCGGGAAAGTTACGTTAATCTCAACTTCTTCATCACGTTTAACACCGATAAGTTGATCTTCAAAACCTGGAATAAATTGACCGCTACCAAGTAATAGTTCGTGACCTTGTGCAGCACCACCTTCAAAAGCTTCACCATCAAGGAAACCTTCAAAATCGATAACAGCAGTATCACCCTCTTTCATTTTACGGTTACGTTTTACACTCTCTAAAGGTGCTTGACCTTCTGCTAACTCTTTGATTCTAGCTGTAACGTCTTTATCTGTAATTTCCGGCTTTTTAAAGTCAGGTGTACAAGAATCAACATCACCAAGCTCAATAACTGGACGCATAGCAACTTTGATAGCTACTTCAATTTTATCATCAGATTTATCAAACTTAGAAATTGTAGGTTCACCGATAAGCTCTTCATTTTTAACACCAAGCTCATCTAAACCTTGGTTAAGTACTTGACGTAAAGATTCAGACTCAGCATCTTCTACAAGTTTTTGCCCGTATTGTTGTTTGATAACTGCTACAGGTACTTTCCCTTTTCTAAAACCCTGAACGTTAGCAGTCTTAGATAATTGCTTTGCTATTTTCTCAACATTAGCATTTACCTCATCAGTAGAGATAGTGGCTGTGATCTCAGCATTAGCACTATTAATTTTGTTTGATTTGATATCCATCAATTTCCTTTGCACTATTATATTATTTTGGGCAATCATACCAAAAATGTACTTTTATTACGATTAATTTTTACACAAATGCGTTTTAAGGTTCAATATCAGGAGCCATAAAACCCCTATATCTATCACCACATCGGCAAAATTAAATACGGCAAAATCAAATCCACAGTGCCAATACACCATATCGACAACCCCGCCATGAATAAACCTGTCATAGATATTTGAGATAGCCCCGCCGATAATTATCCCTGTTGGAAACGCATAACATAGCTTTTTGAGATAAATTATATATCCAAATACCCCTATTACTAAAACCAACTGAATATATTTAAGATACTCACCTAATGATGCAAACATCGAAAATGCCACACCTTTGTTATACACTAATATAAAATCTATACATTCAGTGTAGTAACGAAAACCTTCTACAAAAAGCGTTTTAATATTTTGATCAACTATAAATATTCCCGCAATACTAAAAAGGAGAATTGCCCATAATCTTATTTGCAAATTTTTATCCATTTAACGCTTTTTGAAAGAATGTTACAAGTTCATCCATTCGTTTCTCCATCAATTTTGCGTCACTTGCTTCTAATAATACACGTAGTTTATTTTCCGTTCCGCTGTATCTAATAAGATGACGGATATTTTCACCCTCTAAATCTTTTAACAGCTTTTCTAAACCCTCGATCTGCTCTAAAGGTCTCTTCTCTTTAACATTTAAATTAACGAGTTTTTGCGGATGAAGCTCAAACGGGCGTAATATTTCCGATGCTTTTTTCCCTTTTGAGAGAATAAGTGCAAGTACTTGGAGTGCCGAGACAAGGCCATCTCCTGTTTTGGCAAAGTCATTCATGATCACGTGACCACTCTGCTCCCCACCAAAGTTAATACCCTCTTTTTTCATAATCTCCAAAACATTTTTATCACCGACGTTTGAGCGTAATAGTTTAAGACCATGCTCTTGCATAAAATCGTCCAAGGCACCGTTACTCATAACAGTAGCAACAATACCCCCACCTTTTAAACACGATTTTTCATTTAAAAAGAGTCCTAATGCACCTAGCAGTTGATCACCGTCAACCGTTTCTCCCTCTTCATCAACTATTACAAGTCTGTCTGCATCGCCGTCTAAAGCTATCCCCAGATCAGCTCTGTATTTGATCACATTGTATTTTAGATCTTTTGTATGTAAAGCTCCACAATCTTCATTAATGTTATAGCCGTTAGGCTCATTATGTAGAACTACAACTTCAGCACCAAGCTCTTCAAGTACTGTAGGCCCTACTTTATATGCTGCACCGTTAGCAGTGTCAAGAACTATTCTCATCCCTTGAAGTGTCAACTCTACAGGAAAAGAGTTTTTAAGTTGAACAATATAACGCCCAACTACATCATCTATTCTTTTTGCTTTTCCGATCTCTTTTCCTGTAACTTGAGCCTCTTTTATCTTTTCATCGTTAAAATATATATCTTCTATCTTTTTTTCTACTTCTTCAGGAAATTTATCTCCACGGGCATCAAAAAACTTAATACCGTTATCTTCAAATGAATTATGGGAAGCCGAGATCATAATTCCGGCATCACAGCGCATATTTTCCGTAATGAATGCAATAGCAGGTGTCGGCATAGGACCGATTTGAATAACATCGTATCCGATAGCTGTCAATCCGCATACGATCGCATTTTCGATCATATATCCGCTTTTACGTGTATCTTTACCAACCAAGATCTTATTTGTAACCGATTTCTCTTTTAAGTAAATACCTGCTGCCATAGCAACACGCATTGCCACTTCGGCACTTAAAAACCCGCCGGCTTCGCCACGTACACCATCTGTTCCAAATAATTTCATCATCTATAATCCTAGTTCTAATTACTTTTTTACCATTATATCTGTTAGTTTGTTAGATTTCAAAGTTTAAAAAAACTGTTTTTTTTCAATTTTAAAATCGCTATTTTTGGTAAAGTAAGATATTTTAACACCACTTAACTTAATTTTAATTATTTTTAAGGTAAAATTTCGCACTTAAATTCCCAAGAAGGATAAAACAAATGGCAAATCACAAGTCATCAGTTAAGAGAATTCGCCAAACTATCGTTCGTGCTGAACGTAATCGTTTTTACAGAACTCGTCTTAAAAATATCGTTAAAGATGTTCGTGCTGCAATTGATGCAGGGAACAAAGAAGAAGCTGCTACTGCATTAAAAGTAGCTAACCAACAAATTCATAAATTTGTGAGCAAAGGTATTCTTAAAAAAGAAACTGCTGCTAGAAAAGTAAGCCGTCTACACAAAGCTGTAAACGCTCTGTAAGGCTAACTCCATATGTTAGCAGATAAACTTACTCCGTTTATCAATCGCTATAATGAACTTAGCAACCTGCTAAGTTCACCTGATATCACTTCTGACATCAAAAAGATGACAGAACTTTCAAAAGAGCAATCTTCACTTTCACCAATCGTTGAAAAAGCAAAAGAGTATCAAGCACTTGTTCAAGAGATCGCAGATTCTAAAGAGATGTTAGCTGATCCAGAAATGGCTGAAATGGCAAAAGAGGAACTTCGTGAATTAGAACCTCAAGTACCTGTTTTAGAAGATGAGATCAAAATGCTTATGCTTCCTAAAGATCCAAATGATGATAGAAATATTATTATAGAACTACGAGCCGGTGCCGGTGGAGATGAAGCTGCTATCTTTGTTGGAGATATGTTTGATGCATATACTCGTTACGCTGAACTTAAAGGTTGGAAGATCGAGATTATGAACACATCTGCTTCTGAAGCGGGTGGATACAAAGAGGTAGTTGCACTTATTAAAGGTGAACAGGTTTATAGTAGATTGAAGTATGAAGGTGGAACACACCGTGTTCAACGTGTTCCGGCAACAGAATCACAGGGTCGTGTACAT contains:
- a CDS encoding magnesium chelatase domain-containing protein; protein product: MKKISCATLEGIEARVVDVECTLTKGLPSFSIVGLASTAITEAKERIKSALLSNEYKFPPKRITFLLAPSEMY
- a CDS encoding 2OG-Fe(II) oxygenase, coding for MIQISENIFLDKHIFELDIPTAFLPSPYKQFPFLVIKNFLKLHELPLFVNDIYEDEDAEIAKVKSEVILGVVEPKVVKKYRDTKIYTISEYLNNLYHLRFQEYQSQIEDYFNIAITLSTELQALEYKKGGFYVQHADDSNAIVDENKNIIAYHPVAPQRKITTVLFATSYSENPDNKHSFKGGELVFNFLKDKDGKTIEFKADAGDMIIFPSNPYFSHEVKEVEAGYRLTLVQWHNAILN
- the def gene encoding peptide deformylase — translated: MNLTIVEYPDKRLREKSIEVECFDETLHTLLDAMYPMMIETNGIGLAAIQVAHPVRVLILNIPDEEGNQPDENLIEIINPVVIETDGETTYQEGCLSVPQFYEDVKRHETIKINYQDRHGNTKSLEADGLLAIAIQHEMDHLEGILFIDKLSYSRRKKFEKEYKRLQKERKGK
- a CDS encoding GGDEF domain-containing protein — its product is MSGTLRKKARRNLDEPETNTEEMPAVQPFDIDNPSSDVEIYAKEVLASLIADNLPPTPNNFSLYFDRLLEDKSENLRRQIHSMLELEESNDDENTIALEQNLKQGFLSIKSILGVTANLYKNMALMNKILEKRKEELSSSPDAKEALSVIGVLEGDVSKLNSILKTQSSKMKDIYDETATIVKTVENETIFDNKFGVYNKRYLLTKIEQEISLITEFKHKSSLMMIELDGTLKKSVKNDKAIVLMTRTIARLLLKTSRRSDIVAHYGGGVFSMLLKHTDLDNAKRAAIRLSELVSNSNFFLADREIQLKISIGITNIDSNYSVEEIVVSALDGIAKAYEDKKTDYAVSLR
- the clpP gene encoding ATP-dependent Clp endopeptidase proteolytic subunit ClpP, whose protein sequence is MSYIPYVIEKTGRGERSYDIYSRLLKDRIVMLSGEVNDAVSSTIVAQLLFLEAEDPEKDIYFYINSPGGVVTAGMAIYDTMNYIRPNVVTICIGQAASMGAFLLSSGEKGKRYALPHARIMIHQPLGGAQGQATDIEIQAKEILRMKKELNEILAKNTGQKITTVEKDTDRDNFMSAKEAKEYGMIDEVLTKSERE
- the tig gene encoding trigger factor; the protein is MDIKSNKINSANAEITATISTDEVNANVEKIAKQLSKTANVQGFRKGKVPVAVIKQQYGQKLVEDAESESLRQVLNQGLDELGVKNEELIGEPTISKFDKSDDKIEVAIKVAMRPVIELGDVDSCTPDFKKPEITDKDVTARIKELAEGQAPLESVKRNRKMKEGDTAVIDFEGFLDGEAFEGGAAQGHELLLGSGQFIPGFEDQLIGVKRDEEVEINVTFPENYGSDKLAGKPVMFKVKVNDIKVKGEVEIDDELAKKFLPGDEEANLEKLTSEVKKAMEQEGLGKLYNEELKPKLLEKLVDSLDFELPDFVVEQEIDMALNNKARTMSEDEIKELRENADKLTELRETFRDEAKRSVKATFIIDALAQDMGVSVNEQELMQTIYFEAMQMGQDPQKVYEQYKEAGYLPAVQMSMVEDRVLTTLLNKKIEE
- the lspA gene encoding signal peptidase II: MRLWAILLFSIAGIFIVDQNIKTLFVEGFRYYTECIDFILVYNKGVAFSMFASLGEYLKYIQLVLVIGVFGYIIYLKKLCYAFPTGIIIGGAISNIYDRFIHGGVVDMVYWHCGFDFAVFNFADVVIDIGVLWLLILNLKTHLCKN
- the glmM gene encoding phosphoglucosamine mutase, producing MKLFGTDGVRGEAGGFLSAEVAMRVAMAAGIYLKEKSVTNKILVGKDTRKSGYMIENAIVCGLTAIGYDVIQIGPMPTPAIAFITENMRCDAGIMISASHNSFEDNGIKFFDARGDKFPEEVEKKIEDIYFNDEKIKEAQVTGKEIGKAKRIDDVVGRYIVQLKNSFPVELTLQGMRIVLDTANGAAYKVGPTVLEELGAEVVVLHNEPNGYNINEDCGALHTKDLKYNVIKYRADLGIALDGDADRLVIVDEEGETVDGDQLLGALGLFLNEKSCLKGGGIVATVMSNGALDDFMQEHGLKLLRSNVGDKNVLEIMKKEGINFGGEQSGHVIMNDFAKTGDGLVSALQVLALILSKGKKASEILRPFELHPQKLVNLNVKEKRPLEQIEGLEKLLKDLEGENIRHLIRYSGTENKLRVLLEASDAKLMEKRMDELVTFFQKALNG
- the rpsT gene encoding 30S ribosomal protein S20: MANHKSSVKRIRQTIVRAERNRFYRTRLKNIVKDVRAAIDAGNKEEAATALKVANQQIHKFVSKGILKKETAARKVSRLHKAVNAL
- the prfA gene encoding peptide chain release factor 1, producing MLADKLTPFINRYNELSNLLSSPDITSDIKKMTELSKEQSSLSPIVEKAKEYQALVQEIADSKEMLADPEMAEMAKEELRELEPQVPVLEDEIKMLMLPKDPNDDRNIIIELRAGAGGDEAAIFVGDMFDAYTRYAELKGWKIEIMNTSASEAGGYKEVVALIKGEQVYSRLKYEGGTHRVQRVPATESQGRVHTSAITVAIMPEVDDVEIQINENDLKIDVMRSSGCGGQSVNTTDSAVRITHLPSGIVVTNQDQKSQHKNKEKAMKVLKSRLYELEMQAQQSENAAERAAQVGTGDRSGRIRTYNYPQNRISDHRINLTLYRLNEIMGGGLFDEIIDPLIADTQAKIVEAAGL